The sequence CCTTCATTCCCTTGTCAAGTCTCATGATGTTCCAGGTACTTTACTAGGCTcagaggatacagcagtgaacaagactgGCAAAATCCTTGGCGTTTATCCAGTGAACAAAGAATTCCAGAATCAAATCCCTATTTAACCTCAAATCAAATCAATATGGCTTATTCCTATCACCTGTCACCCACGTGACTCTGTGTAGTCACAGTCTATATGTTCACGCTATGCCTCCCAAGTAGGGAGTATCACTTGGCTTGAAGAATGACTGAGCTGAGGCCAGGCTTCCAAAAGAATATTCTCCCATATTTTACTGGTTAACATCAGATAAAATTATCATGTTTCTTCCTTCTGTCATTTGGATTTTGTACACACAATGTTGAACAGCAGAGATGACAAGgcattcttgtcttattcctgacttGAGTAGGAAAGCAGCCAATGTTTTCTCATTAggatatttcttcctttctctgctgtTATGTTTGATGTGAGTTTCCTAGAGTGGCAAAAGTAACTTCTATGAGACTAGGAGAGATGTTGGCAGATGGGGAAAACACAGTTACAGAATCAGGTTAAAGATGTGACAAGGAGAGAGACGCTGGCTCCAAATTCACTAAGAATCAGTTCATACACAGGATGAAACTGTTAGAATCCATTGCTCACATGCTGGCATTATGCCTCTTtcttatatatgtgtgcatacaaattaaaatagccccaagaaacatttttatgacACTAATTCATGTTtggaagctattttttaaaaagactatgtacccgggacttccctggtggcacagtggttaagaatctgcctgccaacgcaggggacatgggtttgagccctggtccaggaagatcccacaggccgtggagcaactaagcccatgcattgcaactactgagcctccactctagaggccacaagccacaactactgagcccgcgtgccacaactactgaagcccgtgcgcctaaagcccacgctccgcaacaagagaagccaccgcaatgagaagcctgtgcaccgcaatgaagaatggtcccagcttgccgcaactagagaaagcccacgcatagcaacagacccaacgcagccaaaaattaattttaaaaaaagactatgtaATGTACATATCTATAGGACAAACTATTTCATCAGCCAACCAAGTGTTATCTTCACTTCTATTTTGATTGTGGCTGGATATTCCCAAAGAAGACAATTATCCAACAGAAAACAACCAAACACAACTGCAGACATCTCTGCTACTGTGTGTAATTAGTACAATCTGAGTGATCAGAGTCCTCTAAAAATGTCTTGcaaaagcatattttatttcactggCTACCCAACTGcttgtttaataataaaatgttatgtaaGTCAAAGGGCTATGAGGACAGGGCCAAGCATGGGAAACTTACTATTCTAAACCACTGAGGCCAGACTAGCTCATTTTTAATTCAACCTGGAAAAGTACAATTCCATTCTCTCAAaaagattttaagagaaaaaagttcatagtctcatagtgctgccatgaactgGCTTTCCTCAATGTGAGTCTTGGGTTGTAGACTAAGTCCTCTATACTTTTTAGAGCCTcagggaagattaaaaaaagaaaaaacagataattttCAATTTTGAGCATGTGAATCCTTCATAAACCTGAAGATAATCATGAAGATATTTCATCAGTAAAAACGTACTGATCATTTGACTATATACtattttgcagatactgtgtGAGGGGCTATATGgtacatggagaaaagaaagccataGTTTCTACCCTCAAGGAATAATTGGCCTTATAGGAGTCAAATAAGGAACTCTATAATCAAAAGCAGCACAAATGCCATGAAAAAGAGTACTGTGAACAGGCCACTGCCATtcagaagtagaagaaaagaacaaatgatccaattgaaaaaatgtgaaaagggTGATTTCTATAGTAGAGTTTAGTCCCTACCCTGAGGTGAGCTTGTATTAAAttgattatttctttgaatagtCAATATGTACCCAGGGACAGGACTCAATCTGAGATTACTAAGAATAGGGCCACCTGATCTAACCTTAGTCCCTTTTtagaaaagagactgaaaaatgCCTGGATTTGAACAAGTTACTAATCTTCACGGTTTGCAGACAAGATAGAGAAATATAAGCAGGACGGTAGAGTTGAccttttgataaatatttcacCAAATTTATCCAAAGAGTCAAGATAAACATGAGAAGTGGTAACCCTATTCCTAACTCTAAGTGGGCTGGACAAAACTGAACTCTGGAATCAGAAAGACCTACGTCTGAATTCCAGCTTCATCATTTACTACTTGTGTGAGTTTGGGCcagttacttaccctctctaaaccttggttttctcatctttaaaatgacgATAATTATAATATCAAATTCTTTGagtgttgtaaaaattaaatgcaatgaTGCATTCAGAGTTCTTAAATACAGTAACTGGCACAGTCTTTTCTGGAATTATGTTAGGAATCACAATCATTATCATTAATATGgaaggaggtctctggtggcctGCCCAGTACTTTGTCAACAGATGCcttggatgaggaaactgaaggcacACTTATCAAGTTCCAAATTTTATATATGCAGCTATAAACTTGTTCAGGCATCATCttacatttctgtggtttatatTTTGCTCCTATGgttgaattttacatttatttcaatttaaCTCCATATTTCCAATACCGGCTGATTGGTTCTCCTTTCTAAAATCTTTAAGTCTGCCTTATAACATGTTAGTTTCCTATCAGAACTACAAAAAAAAGTGTCTGGATTTAGTAACACGGTAGATGATAGCTCTACTTATGGAGATAGGGAAGACTCAGGAAATTTGCAGTTGGGGTACGAGATATAGGACGATTCTGTTTTGGATGCATGAAATTTGATATTCCAAAGAAGCACATAACTGGGGTTGTCAAGGAAGCAAATTGGATCTTGTGGTCTGGAGTTTAGAGGGCAGCTATGACCTGGAGATATTAATTAAAGAGAGGGCTGACAGCATGACAATTGTATTTAAAGCTATGGATGGTTAAATCACACCAAGTGAGAATGTAGTTTGAGGAGAGTATCAGGAAGCAAGCCCTGAAGAACTCCAACATTGAGAggccagacagagaaggaagaaccTGTTAAGGATTCTAAGAAAGCGTTGCTAGTGTGTTAGGAGGAAAACCAGACAAGTATGGTGTTTAGGAAAATTAATGTGGAAAATTTTTCAAGAAGGAAGTGAGTCAACTGTAAGAGGTCAAATAAGAATAGTTTTTTCAAAATCTGAAACTTCTATAAGACAAAAGTTAAGCAAAGTTCAAAACCAAGCAGAAGATGGGAGGATGTATTTGAAAATTAcataacaaaggattaatatttGGAATATAATAAAGAGCATCCAGAAATtaatcagaaaaacagaacaaagttgTCAGATAAAGTACCAAACATATGAAGGTGCAGTCAATAACTAATTTAAAAGAGGTTCAATCTATCAattcatctgggaaatgcaaattaaacgaAAGAGCATATTTTAAATTAGTATATTCATAAAAGATGCTTAGTATCCAGTGTTGGTGAGGGGAAGGAGTAGCAGATACTCTCACACCCTGCTGATGAAAATGCAAAGCACTATGGTGCTCTGGGAGGTCAATTTCATGGTAagcataacatttttaaatgcacatacaTGTCAACAGTGCAATTTCACTTTTGGTAGTTATCTGAGAGAAATAATGGCATATGTACAAAGAAATGTGTTCCAGGGCATTAAAAATAGTACAGTTTGTAACAGCAAAAGTTTGGAGATACCTACATATCTACTAAtgggaaataattaaataaaatttaatatgtatttttagtaCAGAAGATTATGGAACAGTTAAATAGAATGAGTTAGATTTATATGTTCTGATGTGGAATGATCTCTGAAATATATTGTTAATGGataaaaagcaaggtgcagaaaaatacacacagaaggctctatttatgtaaaatgaagggagaaaaatctatgaatttgtatgtttttatgaATGTTTGTAAATGCACTGAAAAGATTAGCAGACTAGTGGTAATTCTTGTCTCTGAGGCTAGGGGTAGGATTAGCAGGATAAAAGCtgattttacttttcattgttttggttttatatttcaTGAACTCATGTGAATTTGTTGATGTCCTGTTTGTGGGACttttaagaaaaacacacattttcCTTAGATTGTGTTAAGTTAAAACAGTTGATCTGGAGAATTAATTTTATGGTTTGTTAATTTACCCATGAAGAAACATATGGGGTTATTTGTTATGTAGCAGGAAATAAAACAGGCAGGATTCCTGTCCTTGCAAGGCTTACACTCTAGTGGATTCAAGTTTCAAatagttttctatgtataggcCACCCCCACTCTTATAAGATTCCTCACCCCCACAGAAAAACACCTCAGACCAACTTTCTGTACTTCTCATGACctcaggaagaaataaatgtaagGAATAAAGTGTGAAGAATATACACATAAGCCATCTCTAAACTGCCATCTCTGCTTAACAATCATGCTGCAGATTTCCAAAAGCAGCAGGGATAAAATAATATAGTATTAGTAAAATAGGTGTCTTGGGATGCCCTAGAAACCCTAAATTCTTTCTATGACTGTTTCTACGGGAAAAGGTACCAGTTCTAAACAACTGACTTAGTAAATGCACTGCTGGAGCACACTCTGTAAGTAGTCGGCGGCCTGTACTCGGGCAACTGCTAAGCTTAAATAGCTAAAAACTCGCTGGCACCCACACAGAAGTTCTTGTACGTACACTTTACTGTTGGATCCTTTCTATGACACTGACGAAGGCACAATAATTAAGAAAGAATGACAGCCTATAGGAGTATCCTTTGAGGCCTTTCCACCAGCTGGAATCTCAACATCATACTAGGCTTTAGCTACAAGGCTGCCCACACTGGTAGCAGAAAATTGAATTCATGCTTGTGAGCAGTCTCTGAGGCAAAGCATTGATATTTCATAGcaattcctatttttttcttcttttcttacacATGCAGATGAAAAGTCCCCAGTTTTCAGCTGCCAGAACAGCTAAATATTGTCAtcatcagagaaattaaatgctTTTCTCAAAGAAGGAACTGCTCTTTGGAAATTCCTGTGCATCTCagggcaaaggaaaaaactgTCGTTGACAATTCATCTTTGCTACAGGATGAATGTATTTATCACACATAGCTTTACACAGCTGAGAACAACTCTAAGCCAGGGTAGCAAGAAAATTCTCAGTTTGGAAAGAGGCATCATGCCTAGTCACTGAACTTCAAAGTTACTCCCACCTCCGTCAACCTACGTGACCTTGGGTAAACCACCTGACATTTCCACACTCCTTCATATTCCATTTCCTTCCTCATGCTGTTCTCTGTCTGGAATGCCTTCCTTGACATCTCCTCCAAGTCTCAAATTCTTATAAAATGCTGTTCTGTGACGTTTTCCCTGATTCCCTTAACCAAGCCAGCTTCTTTCCTACTCATATCTCCACTCTACATTGTCCATACTTCCAATATATCATGTATCACATAACATTACTATTGCATATTtatcattctatttattttagtttagtttatcaTGTTATTTTATGGTCATCTTAGGGTATCAGGTTATATGCTACTATTCACATTAGTAGTAttatgagcacttactatgtatcagGCTCTATATGAATACATTATCCCTGTCATAAAAGCCCTATAAGATGggtatcattattattaccattttttacagttgaagaaaataaaaatcaaaagggaTTATACAAATGATTAGCAGTGGCACTGAGagtcaaaataaagactattttacCATGCTTTTAATCACTATCCTAAAATACTACCTGTAAGTAGGAGTAGATAATATTTACTAAGttcttactatgtgtcagactcTGTACTATGTGCTCTACATATATTAGCTAATTTGACCCTCAAAAAAGCCTGTGATGTAGAAATCGTgattatgattttcatttttttttaatgaatttaaggTTCAGAATGGTTAAATGACTTCCCCAAATGAAAGAACTATGGAGGCTGGATTTGAATGTAGGTCATTCACCCCCAGTGCCTGAGCCGTTACCCTGAGCCCTTACTCTATTCCATTAACGgatggtagaattttttttttttaacctttgaaaGTACTGCACAAGTTTTCAAGAATAATCTATCTGGAAACAGAAAACTGGAAAGTTACCTCTTCTGAGTCCTGCAAATGAGCAAAGTCTAACAAGCCCTGAAGCACTCACCTTAGCACATGTGTGGATCCATTAATGGTTGTGGTTGAACAGGGGACAGTCTGGCCCAGAACGGAAGGTCTTCGGTAGCGTTCATTGTCACAGCAGAGGATGATGAGGAAGGCATGTCTAAAAGACTTATTCAAGAAGGCGTAGAGAAAGGGGTTCAACCCAGAATTGATGTAGCCAAGCCAGAGGAAAGCGGTCCACACCTGCCCAGGGACAGTGTAGTCTACGAATGGATCCACAATATTGGTGACAAAGAATGGAGCCCAGCAGAGGCAGAAGCAACCCATGATGATGCACAGGGTCTTGGCTGCTTTGGTCTCTGTCCTCATGCGATGAGTGCTATGTTGGTCTGTTGGCTGGGGCCTGCCCTCTGAGGGGGCTCCTGCCCGTTGTAACATCTGAATCTGGTGGGCATGCCCCTTAGCTGTGACATAGATGCGATAATAGGCCAGCACCATGAGGAGAAACGGGATGTAGAATGCCACCACAGAGCAGGTGATGGCATAGGGCTTGTTGACCATGAAGATGCAGTACGTAGAGTTAGCGTTCTTGTTGAACTTCCTTTTTTCTATCTGAgagttagagagagagaggaaatgaggaaggaagggagaaagggaaggaaaaagtgaACAGGAAGAAGCAGGAGGGGAATgagaaaaattgtaagaaaaggaaaaggataaaaaagaagagaaaaggagggtTTGGAAGGTagaaagaaggggagaagaatagtgaaggaaagggagggatgaataaaagaaaaaggtgaagggaaaggaaataaaaaagaagatttatcagcaaagcttttctttttcttctaataagCCTACAGCACATAGAACCATGATGGCAGAAAAGGAATatacttttggctgctttgggtatTCTTATATCTCAGTATTTcccatataaaatttagaatcagcttatcaatttcCATAAAAATCTTTTAGAATTTTGATTGGAGTTAGAATAGAATGACTGAGGAAAAATAACAGTTTTTCAatgttaagtcttccaattcacAAACATGATAATTCTTTCCCTTTACCTAAGTCTTCTAGAATTTcagtaatattttacatttttgtgtaaATATCTTACACATCTTTTATTAGATTAATCctaagtatttctatttttattccattgCAAACAGTACTACATTAAAATTCTTATTCGTAATTGTCTGTTGCTAATACACAGAACTCAGTGAAAATTTTTTGTATATTGGCTATGTATCCAGGAACTTTCTTAAATTAGTAACTAATATTTCATCTTTAGATTCTTCTGAATTTTTTCCATGAATACTCATGtgatctgcaaataatgacaatttcacttcttcctttccagtcttaATACAATTTTCCTTGCATATTGAACTTGATAAGATCAACAGTACAATACTGAATAAAAGGGGTAATAGTGGACACCATTGTTACAGTCCTGGTTTCAGGAGAGGAGCTTTCAATATTTTACTATTAAGTATGACACTTGCTGTAAGTTTTTTGTCAATGCACTCTAtttgagaaagttcccttctattcttagtttgatgaacttatatatactaccaaatgtaaaatagatagctagtgggaagcagctgcatagcacagagagatcagctcagtgctttgtgaccacctagaggggtgggatagggagggtgggagggagatgcaagagggaggagatatggggatatatgtatatgtatagctgattcactttggtataaagcagagactaacacaccattgtaaagcaattatactccaataaagatgttaaaaaaaaagaataaataaaatttctgtgtATACTTACACATTCATCatcataaaaaaaattatgattgtatattgaattttgtcaacgcATTTTTGGCAGtaatgagatgatcatgtgggttttcccttgtttcttttattcatacagtgaattacattgattgtgTTAAATTCCTGGCATAAACCTCATTTGTATTGGATACTGTGATATACTAGATCCCTCTTAAGaattgagacttttttttccacCTATAAACTCTGCCTGCTGACAGCTCTTAGTTACCAGCCTTCTCTAGAAATAGTCCTTGGCTGAAGAGAGCTGTGTAACCCAATGACTCTTCCCTTCCGGAGGTCAGCATGCATGCAGTGTGAAGATACACATGAACAGagatatgtatcatatatattttGATACATAACACactatttcattcattgtgtACACATTTAGTATCTTGTCCTATAGTATTGATATATTGTAAGGTTATAGTATATCCTCCTATTGAACTGACATTTTTAATCATTACAAAATCTCTTTTTACCTAAGTATTACTTGCCTTAAGTCACAGGAATCTAACTCTATATTTCACCTAGGAACAAAGATTCATGATTTGCTAATTCAGTATTTGCAGCAACTTTATAGACCCTAATTACCATGAATAACAAGGATCAACTGTACATGTGTTATGAACATCTGGGTTATGCTAGTTTCCCTCTAGGCAGATTCAATGTGCAAATGAGTAAAAAGATATGAAATGCAATCGTAATACCATGGAGCAAATACTAGGCACGTTAACAGTAAGCAGATGCCCCATTCAGTTACATGAAGTAAACAGGGGATGCTTCTATCTCACTCTCACAAATGAACAAAATTCCCTAGGTTATTCTCCTTGAAAGTTCTACGTCAGAAGGTAAGAGTGCTGTACCCTTGCTACAAGTTTTAATGCACAGAAGATTATGCTTCCAAAGGCTTCTCCATTAGGGATTAAGTTTAGCACAAACATAagaacacagactctggagtcCAGTAAGTCTGGGCTTAGATATAGTCACCACCACTCTCTAACAatgtgacttaacctctctgaccctcagtttcctgagGACAATGACAGGATTTACATATACTATTATTGTGAGGCCTGAGCGAGATAATAATGATTAAATTAACACGGGGCTaggcacacagtaagtgttcaaCATTTGTTGgccattataattattattctacTGGTTATTGGAAATTTGAATCTCATTTCCCCcaagaatgataaaaatgaaagtttgaaAGAAGAGGGACAGGatttaagaaaatatcaataCAGTCTCCCTTGTACGGATCCCCTTTCACTTCTCTACTCCTCTGTGCCCAGCATTTCTTTCAGAAGCCCAAGGAACTCTCGTTCTGACATACCACATGCAAATCCTGGCCCAGCCTTGGTTTGGATATCCTTTCCTGGACAAAGAATAAGGCAAGATTAGGGGCTAGGAAtgggatggagagaggaaggggcagcTCCTACTCTGACTGGTCCTCTTGGGCCAGAGCTCACTCTCAATCtctcctccccattcccctccctaCCACAACACGGTCCTGGGATCCATTTTAAAGTGATTGCCTGACAACTTCCTTAGGGAATATACATACCTGCTAATGGATCCAGACCATAGCTTTCGATCTTCATTACAAGTTTGATATTAAAAACATAGTATGTCAGAGCTGGAAACTCTTCATGAGCATCTAGACAGGGCTTGGCAGAAGCCTGGCACCTGTGCCACGTGTTGTTCTCCTGCACCACTGGAAGACAC comes from Tursiops truncatus isolate mTurTru1 chromosome 3, mTurTru1.mat.Y, whole genome shotgun sequence and encodes:
- the HTR4 gene encoding 5-hydroxytryptamine receptor 4 isoform X2 encodes the protein MDELDANVSSKEGFGTVEKVVLLTFLSAVILMAVLGNLLVMVAVCRDRQLRYYAICCQPLVYRNKMTPLHIALMLGGCWVIPLFISFLPIMQGWNNVGIIDLIEKRKFNKNANSTYCIFMVNKPYAITCSVVAFYIPFLLMVLAYYRIYVTAKGHAHQIQMLQRAGAPSEGRPQPTDQHSTHRMRTETKAAKTLCIIMGCFCLCWAPFFVTNIVDPFVDYTVPGQVWTAFLWLGYINSGLNPFLYAFLNKSFRHAFLIILCCDNERYRRPSVLGQTVPCSTTTINGSTHVLRYRVLHSGHHQEFEKLPIHHDPESLESCF